The following nucleotide sequence is from uncultured Draconibacterium sp..
CCATCTATCCTGTTCCCCGGAAAAACACAATATTCAGAAGAAGAACCTCCTGAGGGACTTGATATTGAAGTGATGGTTAATTCCATTAATCCTCTCAACTGGATAAAAGTTGGAAGATACCTTAGAAAACAGGCTCCTGATCTTGTGATTCTACGTTATTGGATACCGTTTATGGGGCCTTGTTTGGGTACTATTTCCAAAATTGTCAGGAAAAACAGAAAAACCAAAGTAATCGCCATTACCGACAATGTAATCCCGCACGAGAAAAAGCCGGGCGACACTTTACTATCAAAGTATTTCATAAAAAATGTTGATGCTTTTATTACGATGTCGAAAAGTGTGTTGAACGACTTAAACCAATTCGACACCAAGAAACCACGCAAATATACCCCTCATCCGCTATACGACAATTTTGGTGAGATCATTCACAAAGAAACTGCAAAGGAACAACTTGGGCTGGATGCAAAAACAAACTACATCTTGTTTTTTGGTTTTATCCGCGATTACAAAGGATTGGACATTCTTTTGAAAGCTTTTGCCGACGAAAAATTGCGTGAACTTCCGGTAAAGCTATTGATTGCCGGAGAGTTTTACTCCAAGCCCGATAAATACCTTGAGATCATAAAAAAACATCGACTGGAAGACTACATTGAACTGCGAACCGATTTTATTGCCAATACCGACGTACACAAGTATTTTTGTGCTTCAGATGTAGTGGTACAACCTTATAAAACAGCCACACAAAGTGGAATTACGCAAGTAGCTTATCACTTTAACAAGCCCATGATAACCACAAATGTTGGGGGATTGGCAGAACTTATTCCAAACGAAAAAGTGGGCTATGTGGTAAATACCGACAAACAAGAAATAACTGATGCCATATATAAATTCTATGAACTAAATAAAGAAGAAGAATTTAGCCGCAATGCCGCCGAAGAGAAAAAGAAGTATTCGTGGGAGGTGTTTGTGGAGAATTTATTACAAATCTACCGATCACTTTAGCAATGAAGAAAGTCCTGATAATAACTTATTATTGGCCGCCAAGTGCCGGAGGCGGAGTAATGAGGTGGCTTAAAATGTCAAAGTATTTACCCGAACACGGCTGGCAGCCCATAATTTATACTCCTGAAAATCCTGACTCTTCTGTAGATGACGAAAGTTTACTACCCGAAATTCATCAAGACAGCATAATAATCAAACATCCAATCTGGGAACCATACGATGTGTACCGACGTTTTTCCGGGAAAAAGAAAGGGACAAAATTTAAAGCCGGTTATGTTTCTGAAGCTTCTACAGGGAACTGGAAAAGTAAACTATCTGTTTTTATTAGAGGAAACTTTTTAATTCCCGATCCAAGAAAATATTGGATTAAACCATCGATTAAATATTTATCAAAATATATAATTAAGAACGATATTGATGCCATCATTTCAACAGGACCGCCACATAGTATGCATTTAATAGCCTTAGGTTTAAAAAAAAGATTTCCGCACATTAAGTGGATCGCCGATTTTAGGGATCCCTGGACCAATATAGATTTTTATCACAAGTTAAGGTTAACTAATTGGGCAGATAAAAAACATAAAAGACTGGAGAAAGAGGTTTTCTCGAAAGCAAATCATGTGGTTACCGTTACTCCCCGTTGGCAAGAAGAATTAGCCAATATCAGTCATCGAAGAATTGACCTCGTGTACAATGGATTTGATCATGTTGATTTCGAGAACTTAAGCCCTGATATTGATGCAAAATTTTCTATATCTCATTTTGGCTCGTTCAATAAAGACAGAAATCCTGAAGCTCTTTGGATTGCATTAAATGAAATGCTGATTGAAATCCCTGAACTTAAAGATTACCTTTCCATACAGTTAATTGGACAAACCGATGATTCTATCATTCATGCAATCAAAAAAGCAGGCTTAGATAAGTTTCTAACCAATATCGACTTTCTTCCTCATAATAAAGGAGTGGCCTTATTAAAAAAATCTCAGGTGTTGCTATTACCCATCAATAATGCCCCAAATGCTTTGGGAATTATACCTGGCAAAATGTATGAATATATAGCTCTTAACAGGCCAATACTAGCAATTGGTCCGACAGAATCGGACTCTGCACAAATTATCTCCGAAACAAATTCCGGTATTTGTAAAAATTTCGAAGATGTGGAAGGCATAAAAAGTACCTTGCAATTGTATTTTAATCATTTTAAAAAAGGAACGTTAAAAACAAATTCAAAATCCTACGAAAAATACTCCAGGAAAAACCAAACCGCCAACTTTGTTAAGATACTTAACAAGTAAAGGGATTGTTATACGTTCTTTAATCTTTAAAAAAAATCTAAATTTGGCCAATAAACTTACCATATGAGATATTGTTTTGAAAATGCAGTAATGCTTGGCCTGGGTTATATCGGGCTTCCAACCGCCGCTCTAATGGCAAAAAATGGGGTCAATGTATTGGGCGTTGATGTCAACCCCGAAGTGGTTGAAACGGTAAACAAAGGAGAAATACATATCGTTGAACCCGAATTAGGAGGTTTGGTAAAATACGTAATCGAAAATCATAGCCTGAAGGCTTCAACAGCTGCCACTCAGGCCGATGTCTTTTTAATTGCTGTTCCAACTCCGTTTAAAAGCGATCATCAACCAGACATTAGTTATGTGGAATCGGCAACGCGTATGATCATTCCTTTCCTGCGCGAAGGCAACTTGTTTATTATCGAATCAACAAGTCCGATATACACTACCGAAAAAATGGCGAACCTGATTCATAAAGAACGCCCGGAGTTAAAGGATAAGATCAATATTGCCTATTGCCCCGAACGTGTGCTGCCGGGGAATGTAATTTACGAGTTGGAAAATAACGACCGGGTTATTGGTGGAATCAATCCCGAATCAACAAAAGCTGCCTGCGCGTTT
It contains:
- a CDS encoding glycosyltransferase produces the protein MHKQKQEKKKIAIVGSAYPLRGGGIATFNERMAKAFIDNGDDVKIYTFSLQYPSILFPGKTQYSEEEPPEGLDIEVMVNSINPLNWIKVGRYLRKQAPDLVILRYWIPFMGPCLGTISKIVRKNRKTKVIAITDNVIPHEKKPGDTLLSKYFIKNVDAFITMSKSVLNDLNQFDTKKPRKYTPHPLYDNFGEIIHKETAKEQLGLDAKTNYILFFGFIRDYKGLDILLKAFADEKLRELPVKLLIAGEFYSKPDKYLEIIKKHRLEDYIELRTDFIANTDVHKYFCASDVVVQPYKTATQSGITQVAYHFNKPMITTNVGGLAELIPNEKVGYVVNTDKQEITDAIYKFYELNKEEEFSRNAAEEKKKYSWEVFVENLLQIYRSL
- a CDS encoding glycosyltransferase, encoding MKKVLIITYYWPPSAGGGVMRWLKMSKYLPEHGWQPIIYTPENPDSSVDDESLLPEIHQDSIIIKHPIWEPYDVYRRFSGKKKGTKFKAGYVSEASTGNWKSKLSVFIRGNFLIPDPRKYWIKPSIKYLSKYIIKNDIDAIISTGPPHSMHLIALGLKKRFPHIKWIADFRDPWTNIDFYHKLRLTNWADKKHKRLEKEVFSKANHVVTVTPRWQEELANISHRRIDLVYNGFDHVDFENLSPDIDAKFSISHFGSFNKDRNPEALWIALNEMLIEIPELKDYLSIQLIGQTDDSIIHAIKKAGLDKFLTNIDFLPHNKGVALLKKSQVLLLPINNAPNALGIIPGKMYEYIALNRPILAIGPTESDSAQIISETNSGICKNFEDVEGIKSTLQLYFNHFKKGTLKTNSKSYEKYSRKNQTANFVKILNK